GGGGGAAGTTGCCCGTGGCCTGCTGGAAGAAGTCGTACTGCTTGTGCTGGAAGTGGAGGTCGACGAGGGCGCTCAGACCCCAGCCGAGCGCGAACTGCTCGTTCGCGTAGACCGACCAGACCGACTTGTCGCCCGTGTACTCGTGGTAGGGGGGCAGGAAGACCGCCGCGTCGCTGGCGAAGCCCTCGACGAACTGGAGGTCGCCCCAGTGCCGCGACTGGAAGTCGTAGGCGTCGCCGCCCAGGATCAGCCGGCTCGGCCCCTTGGTCCAGGTGACGCGGCGGAGGAGCCCGCGCTGATCCTTGTCCACCCACTTGCGGCGGACGAGATCGCGCGGCACGGAATCGGGCACGCCCAGCGCCGTGTCGAGCCCGAAGGCGACCGGGTCGGCGTCGGCCTTGAAGTTCTCGTAGAAGCCCTCGCCATGGATCCAGTAGAGGCTGCTCGCCCACTCGAGGTTCTCGCGCAGGGTCCAGCGGTGGTGCAGTTCGTAGTGCGGCTGGCGGAAGTCGTCCACCGCGTTGGCGTAGGTCTCGGGGTTGCCGCGGCGGTTCTCGATCAGCGCGCGCTCGCTGAGCCCATACCAGGCCTGGTGGGTCCGCTCGCGACCCGAGTAGATGTTCACCTGCGTCGAGCTGGCCGGCGTCAGGTAGCGCCCACTCCAGAAGACGCCCCACTGATCGCTGCCCGAGCGCTCGCGGTAGCCGTCGCTGGCGAGGTGGCTGATGCGCGCGCCCATCGCGAAGCGCCCGCCGAGCAGGCCGCTCTGCCAGGCGAGGCTCTGGCGCGCGGTGCCGAAGCTGCCGCCGGCGAGCTGCAGGCGGCCGCCGCGCTCGTCCCCGAGCACTTCGGTCACCAGGTTCACGGAGCCGGCGATGGCGCTCATGCCGCCTAGCGAGTTGGTGACGCCGCGCTGGATCTGCACGTCCGCCAGGGAAGCCGCGAGGTCCGGCATGTCCACCCAGTAGACCTGGTGGTCCTCGGGGTCGTTGAGGGGAATGCCGTTGATCATCACGCCGATGCGCTTCTGGTCGAAGCCGCGCAGCTTGAGGGCGGTGTAGCCGACGCCGTTGCCCGCGTCGCTCGTGGCGTAGACGCCCGGCGTCGACTCGAGCAACAGCGGCAGGTCCTTCTCGGCGGCGCGCGCGGCGATCTGCTCGCCGGTCAGGTTCGTCTGCGTCAGGTGCAGCTCGGGGCCGTAGCGCGAGGCGCTGACCACCACCTTCTCGCCGCGGTAGTAGATCGGCCGCAGCCTGAGGACGAGCGGGGTCTCGCCCTGGGCGGCGGGATCGACGACGAGGACCCGCGCCTCGTAGCCGAGATGGCTGACGACCAGCGTGAAGGGCTCCGCGGGCAGCGCGGCAAAGGCGAAGGCGCCCTCGGTGTCGCTGCTCGCGCGCTGCCCGAGATCGGGCAGGGAGAGCTCGGCCGCCTGCACCGGCGCGCCGGTCTCGGCGTCGATCAGACGGCCGCTGAGCGCGGCCGTGCCGGCCGGCACCGCGCCCGCGGCGAGGGCGACGAACACGAAGGCGCCGGCGACGACGAGGGCCGCCAGGCGGTGGGCGACTGCGGACATCGAAAGCCTCCAGTGGCTGGCAGCGGCGCCGTCGCAAGATCGCGCACAGAAAACGGGGCACCCGAGCGAGTGCCCCGCACATGCGATCAGCGCCCGTTTCCCTACGCCGGTGTGACCCGGATCAGGTTCGAGGGGTTTGATCTCAGGCCGGTGGCCACCCCCAACGGATCTTGCGCGACCATCCTAGGCGCGCGCCCCGCCCCTGTCAAGGGAGCCGCCCCCTTGTCGCCACCCGGCCGGCAGGCTAGAGTGCCCGCGGTGCCGTCAACCACCGCCGGGAGGTGCGCAATGCCAGGGCGCCCAGCGCTCCGTCTTCTCGCCCTCGTCCTCGGCCTCGGCCTCGCCGCTGCGAGCGGTCCCGCCCGCGGCGCGGAGCCCGCCCTCACCGAGTGGTCCGAGCTGCAGGCGGGGCTCGCGCTGGACGCCCGCGCCTGGGAAGGCCGCCGACTCACCCTCGAGGGCGTGCTCGTCGGCGACTTCTGGCGCGATCTCTACCTCGCCGATCCCGAGGGTCGCCCGCTGCCCGGCCTGCGCGTGACGAGCGGCGAGCACACGGCCGAGCTGGGCGATCTCCTGCGGGTGACCGGCACGCTGCGCGTGGAGCCGGCCGGCGCGGCGCTCGCGGTGGCCGACCCGCTGCGCGACCTGCTGCCCCTGCGCGAAGCGGGAGTCCGCCACCAGAAGAGCTGGGCCGTGCGCCTCGGCGAGCTGATCGTCGAGCCCGGCCTCTGGGCCGATCGCCTGGTCGAGCTCGGCGAGTGCGAGGTGGCGCGGATCCGCCGCGACGACAACGGCGTGCCCTGGCTGGCCCTCATCGCCCAGGGTGGCGACAGTCTGGGCGTCGAGCTGAACGACGGCCAGCACCCCGCCCTGCGCGAGGGCGATCGCCTGCCGGGCCTGCGCGGCATCTTCGCTCGCCGCGGCGAGCACTGGAATCTCCGCCCGCGCTCCCGCGAGGACTGGCTGCGCATCGAGGGCGCCGCCCGCGGCGAGCGGCCCCCGGCGCGCGAGCAGGCGTTTCGGGGCCGCACGAGCGAGCCCAAGGTCGGCGGCCTCTGGGGAAAGCAGCCGCGCGCGAGCCTCCTGCTCGACGAGGTATGCTACGACCCTGCCGGCCCGGGCGAGGGCGAGGGCGGCGAGTCCTTCGCGGTGGTCAACGCGGGGAGCCGCAAGCAGCGTCTCGACGGCTGGACGATCACCGACAACGAGGGCGTCTGGCGCTTCCCGGCAGGCCTGAGCCTGGAGCCGGGTGCCGGCTTCCACATCGCCCGCAGCGCCGAGCGCTTCACCTGGGAGTTCGGCTTCCCGCCGGATCTCGCGCTGGATCGCCAGCCGACGCCGGGCGACAGCCTGCTCGTCCTGGACAACGGCGGCGACGAGCTGCTGCTCCTGGACGAGCGCGGCCGGGTCGTCGACGCCCTGGTCTGGGAGGCCGGCTGGGCCGAGGCGCAGGCGGGCTGGACGGGGCGGGCCGCCGAACCCTTCCGCTTCAACGAGTACGTCGCCGCCGAGGGCCAGGTGCTCTGGCGCAAGCGCAGCCTGGAGAGCGGCCGCCGCCTGGACACGAACAGCGCCGCCGACTGGATCGGCGACCCCTTCGACGCCGAGCTCGGCATGAGCCTGGCCTATCCGGGCTGGGACCGCGCGCGCTTCCTCGACACCGCCCGCTGCGAGGAGACGGCCGAGGTGACGGCCCTCGTCTCGCCGGACAACAGCTTCGCCGGCGTGCGCGACTTCCTGCGCGCGGCCAGGCAGAGCCTGGAGATCGAGACCTACCTGTTCACGCACGCGGCGCTGGCCGACGAGTTGGTGGCTGCCATGGAGCGCGGCGTGCGGGTGACGATGCTGCTGGACGGCGAGGTCTTCGGCGCGCGGGGCGGCACCTACGATGTCGTGCGCGCCATCGCGCGGCGCATCGACGAGCACCCCGCGGGGCGAGGAGCCGTCTTCCTCTGGCGCAACGGCGACGACCCGCGGCACACCGGCATGGATGCGGACCTGCCCGACCGCTACAACCACTGCCACCAGAAGTTCATCATCGCCGATCGCCGGCGCCTGCTCGTCGGCAGCGACAACTTCACCCAGAGCAGCCTGCCCGACGATGACAAGAGCGAGGGCACGAGCGGCGCGCGCGGAGCCTTCCTGATCACCGACGCGCCCTGCGTCGTCGAGCGCGCGATCGCCATCTGGGAAGCCGACTGCGACCCGAACCGCCAGCGCGACGTGCAGCGCTTCGTCTCCCGGGCGGGGCTCGAAGAGCGCGCGCCGCGGCCGGGCGGCGAGCGCACGGGCTACCAGCCATTGCACCCGGCGCCCTACAGCGCGCGCGAAGCGGCGCGTTTCGAGCTCTCGCAGTCGCCGGACAACGCGCTGCGTCCGGATCGCGGCACCCTCGGCCACCTGCGCGAGGCCGGGCGCGGCGATCTCGTGCTCGTGCAGCAGCAGTACGAGCGCGCCTGGTGGGGCTACGGCGAGGAGCGGGCGCCCAATCCGCGCCTGGAGGCCTATCTCGCCGCGGCGCGACGGGGCGCGCGGGTGCGCGTGCTGCTCAGCGGCGCGGGCGACGACGAAGACGGCGCCAAGAACCGCCTCACGCGGGACCGCATCAACGCGCTCGCCCAGGAGGAGGGCCTCGACCTGCGGATCGCGCTCGGCACCCTGCCCGGCGACCGGCCGGGGCGCGAGGCGCCGATCCACAACAAGCTGCTGCTCGTCAAGGCGGGGGGCGCCTACTGGTCTCACGTCGGCAGCGCGAACGGGAGCGAAACGGCCAGCCGCCTCAACCGCGAGCTGGGGTTGTCGATCGACTCGCAGCCTCTCTTCGCCTACCTCGCCGAGCTCTTCACTTCCGACTGGCTGCGGGCCGTGGGGGCCGGCGAGGACTTCGCGCCCTGAGTCGAGGCCTAGGGCGCGAGCGTGGCCTCCTCGATCATCACGGGGTAGCTGTAGCCTGAGCCGAAGTCGCGGTTGGTGGCGACGAGGCCGGTCACCGTGACGATGTCGCCGAGATTGGCGCTGCCGCTCGTGGTGATCGTGATGTCGTCCGCGCCGGCCGCCGCGCCGGCGGGCGCGCTGCCGTCGCGCAGGTGCAGCCAGTTCTTGCCCAGGATGTTCGCGTTGAACTTGACCACCTTGCCGCGCACGGTGACGCGCTTGCCGGCGAAGTCGGCCGGCTTCGCGACGAGGGTGGCGATGGCCAGGCCGCCGGCGGGCGGAGCGATGCGCTCGAGCGGCGCCGCCGACGGCGCGGGAGCGCCGGGGGCCTTGGCGGCCGGCGCAGCGGCGTGCGGGCTCGGCGCCGCCGCCGCGCCGCCGAGCTTGCGAATCTCGCCCGTGAAGTAGACGACGTCGAAGCTGCGCTTGAGGGTCTCGCTCTCGAAGTCCCGCATCGGCATCGCCATCGAGAAGGCGACCTCCTCGCCGACGGCCACCGCGAAGCGCGGCGCGGCGGCCCAGACCTCCTGCTTCCCGTCGCTGACGAGGATGTAGGTGTAGGAGTCGGTGCTCATGGTCTCCACGACCTTGCCGTGGAACTCGTCGCCATCGGCGCGGGCCGGGCCGGCCGTCAGGGGCAGCAGGGCGAGGAGGCCGAGAGCGGCGCCGAGGCGCAAGGGGCGGGGGAGCATTGTAGGTCTCCTTCTTGCAATGCGATACGGATGGCGGCCGTCCCGCGGCCTGGTGGCGGGCAGGGCGACCGAGCTAAAGTAGCAGGCCGGAGCCTGCGGGGCCAGGGCTTCCGAGCGCCGAGCCGGGAATCCCCATCCCCGTCCCCTGGCGGAAATCGCCCGTCCTTCGTATCGTAGACCCGTATCCTGACAACTCGGTCTCTTTATCACTCCGTCCCGCGCACCCCGCTGCCGCCAGGGCGGCCGTGGGTGGGACCGCCAACCCCCGATCCAGGAGGAGCGCAGCCGTGGCAGATATGATCCTCGAGAAGTTGTATCCCGTCCCCGCCGCCGTGCGCGCGAAGGCGCACGTCAACAAGGCGCAGTACGAGGCGATGTACAAGCGCTCCCTCGCGGATCCCGAGGGCTTCTGGGCGGAGATGGCCACGCGCATCACCTGGCACAGGAAGTGGGACAAGGTCCAGCAGTGGGAATTCGACACGCCGGACATCAAGTGGTTCATCGGCGGCCAGCTCAACGTCAGCTACAACTGCCTGGACCGCCACGTCGAGGCCGGCAACGGGAACAAGACCTCGATCATCTGGGAGGGCGAGAACGGCGACGCCCGCAAGTACACCTACGCCAGCCTGCTCGCCGAGGTGAAGAAGTTCGCCAACGTGCTGAAGGCCAAGGGCGTCGTGAAGGGGGATCGCGTCTGCATCTACATGCCGATGGTGCCCGAGCTGGCGATCGCGATGCTCGCCTGCACGCGCATCGGCGCCATCCACAGCATCGTCTTCGGCGGCTTCAGCGCGGACAGCCTGAAGGATCGCATCAACGACAGCGCCTGCAAGGTGCTGGTGACCACGGACGCCAGCTACCGCGGCGCCAAGGTCGTCCCGCTCAAGGCCAACGCCGACGAGGCGCTGCGCAACACGCCGAGCATCCAGACCTGCGTCGTCTACAATCGCGCGAACCACCCGGTGGACATGAAGGCCGGCCGCGACGTCTGGTGGCACGAGGAGATGGCCAAGGCGGAGGCCGAGTGCCCGCCGGTCTGGATGGACGCCGAGGACCCGCTCTTCATCCTCTACACCAGCGGCTCGACGGGCAAGCCCAAGGGCGTGCTGCACACGACGGGCGGCTACCTGGTCTACGCCGCGCTCACCCACGAGCTGGTCTTCGACTACCAGGACGGCGACGTCTACTGGTGCACGGCGGACATCGGCTGGGTGACGGGGCACAGCTACATCGTCTACGGGCCGCTGGCCAACGGCGCCAACACGATCATGTTCGAGGGCATCCCGAGCTACCCCGACTTCGGCCGCTTCTGGCAGGTGGTCGAGAAGTACAAGGTGACGATCTTCTACACCGCGCCGACGGCGATCCGCGCCTGCATGCGCGAGGGCGACGAGTGGCCGCGCAAGTACGATCGCAGCAGCCTGCGCATCCTCGGCACGGTGGGCGAGCCGATCAACCCCGAGGCCTGGCGCTGGTACTACGATGTCATCGGTGAAAGACGCTGTCCTATCGTCGACACTTGGTGGCAGACCGAGACCGGCGGCATCCTGATCACCCCGCTGCCCGGCGCGATCGATCTCAAGCCCGGCAGCGCGACGCTGCCCTTCTTCGGGGTCGTGCCCGTGCTGATGGACGCCGAGGGCAAGGTGATCGAGGGCCCCGGCAGCGGCAACCTCTGCATCAAGCAGCCCTGGCCGGGCATCATGCGCACGGTCTACGGCGACCACAAGCGCTTCTTCGAGACCTACTTCTCGGCCTACAAGGGCATGTACATGACCGGCGACGGCTGCCGCCGCGACGAGGACGGCTATTACTGGATCACCGGCCGCGTGGACGACGTCATCAACGTCAGCGGCCACCGCATGGGCACGGCCGAGGTCGAGAGCGCGCTGGTCAGCCACCCGAAGGTGGCCGAGGCTGCCGTGGTTGGCTACCCGCACGAGATCAAGGGCCAGGGCATCTACGCCTACGTGACCTTGAACCAGGGCGAGCAGTACACGGACGCGCTGAAGAGGGAGCTGGTCGGCCACGTGCGCAAGGAGATCGGCCCCATCGCGGCGCCGGACGTGATCCACTGGGCGCCCGGTCTGCCCAAGACCCGCTCGGGCAAGATCATGCGCCGTATCCTGCGCAAGATCGCCGAGGGCACGCCCGACCAGATCGGCGACACCTCGACGCTGGCCGATCCGAGCGTCGTGGACAACCTGCTGGCGGAGATGAAGCGTTAGGGCGCTCGCTCGCGGCCTCTCGCGCGCGAAACAACGCGCGCGACCCGGCCGCGAGCTCGCTTGCGCGGCAACGAAGAGCCCCCGTCACATCCCGGCGGGGGCTCTTCGTTGCCATGGACGTGTGCCGGGCCGGGTAAGAAAAGCTAGACATGATGTATGAAATCCTTTACATTCGGATCGCGAGCTGCTAGCGTCAAGCCTCCCCTTCCAGAGGAGACCTCCCATGTCCACCCAGCAGAAGTCCGCCCTCTACCAGCTTTTCTTCGGGCTCGCGAGCGTTGCGCTCTACGCCGGCTTGCGGATCGCCGTGAGCGCGAAGGTGGCGCCGGCCGCCTTCGCCATCCTCGCACCCATCGGCCTGGTGCCCTTCCTCTTCCGGCACGAAGTGGCGGACGAGCGGGAGCGCTACCTGGCCCGTAACGCGTTGGTCGTCGGCTACACCGCTTCGTACCTCTTCGTGTTCGCGATGTGCATGGGCGCGTGGTTCTCGGGCTTCCTCCGTGGCGAGACCCAGGTGGACATCGATCTGCTGCCGCTGATCGCCGTGGGCACCTGCGCCACCTTTCTCATCGTCCGCGCGGCGGTCCTGCTCCTCATCGCCCCGCGGGCCGTGGATCTCTCGCGATGACGCCGCCGCCCATCGGCAATCGCATCCGCCGCTTGCGCTTCGAACATGGCGAGATGACCCAGCAGGAGCTGGCTGCGCGCTGCGGCGTTTCGCGGCAGACGATCCTGGCCCTCGAGGCCGGTCGCTACGGGCCGAGCCTGGCGCTAGCCTTTCGCATCGCCCGGATCTTCGCCACGACCGTCGAAGCTGTCTTCACCTGGGCGGGCGAGGAGGACACCCGCCAACCGCCGCGCTAGAGATCCGGACGCTGGCGACCCTGACCGCTGGTTGCGACCTGCGGCCATCGGCTCAGGACGCGCCGCGGCCGAATTGCGCCTTCTCCTGTTCGAGATTGAGTGCCCGCACGGGGTAGGGGATGACGATTCCCTCGGCGGCGTAAGCGCGCAGCAGCCCCCTGATGAACTCGTGCTTGAGCAGGAAGCTGTCCGCGTAGGCGTCCCCGCGCAGGACGACATTGAAGTGGATGCCCGATTCGCCGAGGCCGGTGTAGCGCAGCGCCGGCTCGAAATCGGCGACGCCGCCGGGCGCCGTGCGCAGCACCGCGTGCGCGACGGCGAGCGTCACCGCCTCGACACGCTCCAGATCGCTGGCGTAGTGGACGCTGACCGGCACGATGACGGACAGGTCCGGCGTCGGCCGCGAGTAGTTCGTCACCACGCTCTGCGCGAGCCGGTTGTTCGGGATGAGGACGAAGTTGTTCGGCAGCGTCTGGATGCGCGTCACCCGCCAGTGGATGTCCTCGACGACGCCCTCTTCGCTCGACTCCAGCTTGATCATGTCGCCGACGCGGATGTTGCCGGCCAGGGTCAGCTGCATGCCGGCGAAGAGGTTGGAGAGCGTGTCCTGGAGGGCGAGCGCCACGGCGAGGCCGCCGATACCCAGCGTCGTCAGCACCGGCGTGATCGAGATGCCGAGATTGCTGAGCAGCACCAGCCCGCCGACCGTGAAGGCCACGATGCGGACGGCGTAGCGCACCACGCCCGTGGCGGGGGCGGCGCTCGTCGCGCCCCCCGGTCCCTTCAGGAACTCCGTGCCCAGGTTGGCGGCCCAGACGGTGATCGCGACGATGAGCGCCGAGACGAGCAGCTTGGTGGCGATCGCGGCCAGGGCCGGCGGCAGCTGCAGGATGCGCGCGGCGATGAAGAGCCCGCCGAGCAGCAGCCAGATCGGGAGGGCACGGGCGAGCGAGGCGACGATGACGTCGTCCAGGTGGGAGGAAGTCGCCTGCGCGAGGCGCGCCAGCCGCGCCAGCAGCCAGCGGCGCAGGCCGAGCCCGAGCAGGAGCATCAGCACGACGACGGCGCCTGCGCTGATCAGTGCGGCGGCAGTCTGATTCCAGTCCATGCAGCGTCCCCCTGGCTAACGGCGCGTCGGGGCGCTCCGCGCCGCCACGCGCCTTCTTAGCACATTGTCGCGCCGGGGGGAACCCGCGGCCGCCCGCGGCAGCGGTCTCAACCCGCCAGCTTCAGCTGGGCGGCGGGTCCCTGCGGATCGGCGGCGAAGCCGGCCGTGTCCGCGAGGACGGCCGCGAGATCCAGGCCAAGGGTCGCCTCGCCCGCGGCGGCGGCATGGCGACGGGCCCGGCGCAGCAGGCTCTGGGCGCCGCGGCGGTGACTGAGCTCGACCTGCAAATGGACCGCCGCGCACTGGATCAGGGCCTGCAGGCAGTGTCCCACCGGCGTCCGCCGGCCAGAAGCATGCCAGAGCCCCTCGAAGACCTCGTGGGCTTCCCACCAGAAGCGGTGGTTGAAGAGGTCCACGGCGTAGAGGAAGTCGGCATTGGATCGCCAGTCCGCCGCACTCAGAGTGGCCGGCGCCGGCGGCGGCAGCCCGTAGGAATGGCCGGCCGGGTCGCGCGTGGGGTGGATGCCCCGGCCGGGGAGGAACCGGTAGGGGGGCAGGGGGCGATCCGTGTGGCGTTCCGGTTCCGACATGGAGTCGATCCTGGCCATTGCAGGCAAGGAGCCGGATCCCGCGACCCGGCTCCTGCGACTGCCTGCGGCGAGAGCGGCTAGCGCTGCTTGCCGGCGCTGCGGAGGCTCTCCTCGAAGATGGTGACGCCTGCGGTCCACCAGGGTCCCTCGCCGCTATCGACCACCACTCGGTTGCGGGAGACGACGCTGAGCTCGCCCTGCGCGCTGACGACGAGATCGAAGACGTGCCAGTAGTCCTCGTAGTAGGAGCCCTCGTCATCATAGCCGCCACCGTCGTGGAAGGTGCCGGAGGCGGTGTTGGCGTTCCAGGTGCGATAGATGCCGCTCGCCTGCAAGGTGACGCGGGTCGGCGAGGCGGCGATCGTGGTCAGACCGCCGTAGTGGTGCACGTAATAAGAGTAGGTGCCGGGGTAGAGCTTCGTGCCCGAGACGATTTCGGGGCCGAAGCCGTCCGTGGCGTCGGTGTTGAGATTGGTGTAGGGATCCGCGGCCAGGCTGCCCTCGCTGAAGTAGCAGATGTGGTAGAAGTCGTAGGTCGGGTTCCAGGTCATGGGAATGAGCAGGTGGGAGTCCAGATCCTCCGGTTCCGCCCCCCAGCTCAAGGTGATCGAGAAGGCCGGCGAATCGAGTACGAGCGGGTTGGGCAGGGCCTGGGTGTTCTCGCTTCCGACGGCGAGGGTTTCCGACTGGCTGGCGATGCTCCCCCGGATCGCCTGCAGCGCCGCCGAGCACTCCTTGATCGCGCGGACGCTGAAGCTGCCATCCGCGCCGGAGTAGACCTGATCGGCGAAGGCGCAGTCGATGCCCTGCGAGTAGACCCGCGCCCCGACCACCGGCTGGCCGGCATCGTTCTGAACCTGTCCAGTGACCTGGCAGATGTCCGTCGTCGGCAGGTCCCAGTTCCAGATGCCGACCTGCTGGACCTGGCCGACGTAGGTGTCGCCGACGAGGGTCGCTTCGCCCTCCTCCACCCAGACGCCTCGCTCCTGGTCGAAGTACCACATTGGAATCGTGGCCTGCGCGAAACGCAGCGCACCCGATGGCATCCGCAGGCTGAGTTCGGCCTGGGCGCCGTTGGCCAGGAAGAGCGCCTCGCCGGCCGCGCCGCGCAGCGCGACGCCCATGAACCCGTAGGAAACGAAGGGAACGGTGCCGCCGCCCGCCGCTTCGCCCTCGAAGTCGCCCGGGAAGGCATTGTAGAAGTAGTCGTCCTCGGGCAAGGCGGCAGCCAGCTGCACGGAGGCCGTGCCCGCGTAGGGAGCACCGGCGGCGGTCACGAGGGCGTTGGCCGGGAAGCTGGCCGTGCCGTCGCCGTCGGCGGTGCTCGCGGAGCCGCCGGCTGCGGCATCGATGTTCTGCTCGGCCACGGGCAGGAGTTCCACGCTGGGCAGATGGGTCGTATCGCCAGCGAGGATGTCCACCCGGCGGTAGGCGCTGAAGTAGCCCTCCATGGCCAGGCCGAGCACGGCGTTGGCGGCGGCCGGCACGTCGGTGAAGACGAACCAGCCATCCTCGTTCGTCGGGGCCGTGCGCCCGCCGAGGGTGACGGTCACACCCTCGAGGGCGTAGCCCTGCGCCTCCGTCACCACTCCGCTGACGGAACCAACGGCTGACTCGTCGTTGGGAGCCATCGGCTTGTCGTCGTCGGAACAGGCAATCCCCAGCAGCATGAGCGTGACCAGCATCGATCGCGTAAACGCTATCGCCTTCATTCCTGTCTCCGTCCTTTCTGGGTTCCACGCGCGCAGCCCGCGGAGAGAAACGCCAAGCCGGAACGAGCATGGACCCCCTGGCGGCCGGGGTCAATAGTTCCGCCGGGGACGCAGGGCAGGATCGCGTCCCTGTGATCGGGTAGGAGCGCTCGCGCCGACGCCCGGGGGCTAGCGCAGCCGGCTCGGCGTCATGCCGCCCTCGTGGCAGTCGTGGCAGACGGGCGTCGCCGCGTAGTCCTTGCCCGGATGGCAATCGTCGCAGTCGAGTCCCAGGTGGAACTCGCGCAGATCGACACCCACCGTGCCAGCGTGGTCGAAGCTTGCCGCGTTGAAGTCGTCGGCGCCCCAGTCACCGTGGCAGCCGTGGCACTCGCGCGGCATGTGCCCGTGGGTTCGGCGCTCATCGTGGCAGCGGTCGCAGGCGAGCTCCTGATGGTAGCTCTTCAGGGGCATGCCCGTGAGCGCGTGATCGAAGACCCGGTCCTCCGTCTGGGAATGGCAGGTGCTGCAGCGGCCGACGTTGTGGCATTTCGTGCAGGTGTTGACGTTGCTGAAGTTGTGCAGTCGCGGCGAGAACTTGCTGGTGTTGCTGTGGTGGCAGGCGGAGCACTGGTCGCTGTGGTGGCATTCGAAGCAGCTGAGCCCGTACTTCTGCGTGTGCGTCCGGTGGTCGAAGACCACGTAGGGGCCCGGCTCGTAGCTGGTCTTGAAGTTGATCACCTTCGGTTCCTCGCGGTGCTCGAAACCGCTCGTCTGCTCCTTCTTCTTGGGCGGCATCGCCGTCGGCGTGGCGGTGCCGCGGGGCGCATGGCAGATCTCGCAGCTGGTCTCCTCGCTCCACTCCTTGTGGCAGAACATGCACTGCCGGTGGTAGGCCGTCTTGAGGTCCGGCACGCCGACGTGGCGCCCCGACAGATGCGCCGGATGGCAGCCGTAGCAGTTCCCCACCCAGCCCTGCTGGTTGGCGTGGTGGCAGAGGCGGCAACTCGAGCCGCCCATGCCGGACATCTTCGCGTGCTGCGCGTGGTTGAAGATGACCGGCTCGTAGCGGTCCACGAGCTGGTCGAGCACGCAGGTCTCGGGCAGGTCCATGGCCGCGAAGTCCGACCAGGTCGGCTGATTGCCCGTGCGCGGGCAGTCGCTGAGGCAGGGCTGCTCTGGCGTTGGCTGGTCGCAGTTGTGGCACTTGATGCAGTCCGCGCCGAAGGCGGCGGCGGGCAGCGCCAGGAGCGCCA
The genomic region above belongs to bacterium and contains:
- a CDS encoding TonB-dependent receptor; its protein translation is MSAVAHRLAALVVAGAFVFVALAAGAVPAGTAALSGRLIDAETGAPVQAAELSLPDLGQRASSDTEGAFAFAALPAEPFTLVVSHLGYEARVLVVDPAAQGETPLVLRLRPIYYRGEKVVVSASRYGPELHLTQTNLTGEQIAARAAEKDLPLLLESTPGVYATSDAGNGVGYTALKLRGFDQKRIGVMINGIPLNDPEDHQVYWVDMPDLAASLADVQIQRGVTNSLGGMSAIAGSVNLVTEVLGDERGGRLQLAGGSFGTARQSLAWQSGLLGGRFAMGARISHLASDGYRERSGSDQWGVFWSGRYLTPASSTQVNIYSGRERTHQAWYGLSERALIENRRGNPETYANAVDDFRQPHYELHHRWTLRENLEWASSLYWIHGEGFYENFKADADPVAFGLDTALGVPDSVPRDLVRRKWVDKDQRGLLRRVTWTKGPSRLILGGDAYDFQSRHWGDLQFVEGFASDAAVFLPPYHEYTGDKSVWSVYANEQFALGWGLSALVDLHFQHKQYDFFQQATGNFP
- the acs gene encoding acetate--CoA ligase, encoding MILEKLYPVPAAVRAKAHVNKAQYEAMYKRSLADPEGFWAEMATRITWHRKWDKVQQWEFDTPDIKWFIGGQLNVSYNCLDRHVEAGNGNKTSIIWEGENGDARKYTYASLLAEVKKFANVLKAKGVVKGDRVCIYMPMVPELAIAMLACTRIGAIHSIVFGGFSADSLKDRINDSACKVLVTTDASYRGAKVVPLKANADEALRNTPSIQTCVVYNRANHPVDMKAGRDVWWHEEMAKAEAECPPVWMDAEDPLFILYTSGSTGKPKGVLHTTGGYLVYAALTHELVFDYQDGDVYWCTADIGWVTGHSYIVYGPLANGANTIMFEGIPSYPDFGRFWQVVEKYKVTIFYTAPTAIRACMREGDEWPRKYDRSSLRILGTVGEPINPEAWRWYYDVIGERRCPIVDTWWQTETGGILITPLPGAIDLKPGSATLPFFGVVPVLMDAEGKVIEGPGSGNLCIKQPWPGIMRTVYGDHKRFFETYFSAYKGMYMTGDGCRRDEDGYYWITGRVDDVINVSGHRMGTAEVESALVSHPKVAEAAVVGYPHEIKGQGIYAYVTLNQGEQYTDALKRELVGHVRKEIGPIAAPDVIHWAPGLPKTRSGKIMRRILRKIAEGTPDQIGDTSTLADPSVVDNLLAEMKR
- a CDS encoding helix-turn-helix transcriptional regulator translates to MTPPPIGNRIRRLRFEHGEMTQQELAARCGVSRQTILALEAGRYGPSLALAFRIARIFATTVEAVFTWAGEEDTRQPPR
- a CDS encoding mechanosensitive ion channel family protein — its product is MDWNQTAAALISAGAVVVLMLLLGLGLRRWLLARLARLAQATSSHLDDVIVASLARALPIWLLLGGLFIAARILQLPPALAAIATKLLVSALIVAITVWAANLGTEFLKGPGGATSAAPATGVVRYAVRIVAFTVGGLVLLSNLGISITPVLTTLGIGGLAVALALQDTLSNLFAGMQLTLAGNIRVGDMIKLESSEEGVVEDIHWRVTRIQTLPNNFVLIPNNRLAQSVVTNYSRPTPDLSVIVPVSVHYASDLERVEAVTLAVAHAVLRTAPGGVADFEPALRYTGLGESGIHFNVVLRGDAYADSFLLKHEFIRGLLRAYAAEGIVIPYPVRALNLEQEKAQFGRGAS
- a CDS encoding DUF309 domain-containing protein produces the protein MARIDSMSEPERHTDRPLPPYRFLPGRGIHPTRDPAGHSYGLPPPAPATLSAADWRSNADFLYAVDLFNHRFWWEAHEVFEGLWHASGRRTPVGHCLQALIQCAAVHLQVELSHRRGAQSLLRRARRHAAAAGEATLGLDLAAVLADTAGFAADPQGPAAQLKLAG
- a CDS encoding cytochrome c3 family protein, with protein sequence MNAFRALLALALLALPAAAFGADCIKCHNCDQPTPEQPCLSDCPRTGNQPTWSDFAAMDLPETCVLDQLVDRYEPVIFNHAQHAKMSGMGGSSCRLCHHANQQGWVGNCYGCHPAHLSGRHVGVPDLKTAYHRQCMFCHKEWSEETSCEICHAPRGTATPTAMPPKKKEQTSGFEHREEPKVINFKTSYEPGPYVVFDHRTHTQKYGLSCFECHHSDQCSACHHSNTSKFSPRLHNFSNVNTCTKCHNVGRCSTCHSQTEDRVFDHALTGMPLKSYHQELACDRCHDERRTHGHMPRECHGCHGDWGADDFNAASFDHAGTVGVDLREFHLGLDCDDCHPGKDYAATPVCHDCHEGGMTPSRLR